TTTGGCCAGCGATATTGCTATGCAGCCACTGCCGGCACCAATGTCGAGTATCTTTATTTTTCCCTTGTGTTTACTTTCCTTAACGATCCATTCTACCAGTTCTTCCGTTTCCGGTCGGGGGATTAGGGTGTTTTCATTCACCTCGAATTCCAGTCCGTAAAAATGCGCTTTGCCAAATATATATTGTATCGGCTTTTGCTTTTCCAGCAGCTGAAGCACATTGTCCCACTGCGCGATTTCACCGGCATCCAAAACAGCTTCGGGGTTCATGGCAAGGTCGATGCGCTTCCAGCCCTTCAGCCGTTCGAGCGCAATATTGAAAAAGCTTTCCGCCTCGACAGCATCGTATAGCGGGGTCAATTTTTCAAGAAAGGAAGTACGGTAGTCTTTTAGTTTCATTTTTTATTAGTTTCAAGGGGGCCTCACCCCAGCCCTCTCCAAAGGAGAGGGAGTAGCTACACTCTTGCCCATTATTACATCCCCTTGTCTATTCCGGCTTCTCCCCCTTCGGGGGTAGGGGGGCTAACATCCACACCGGGCAGGATGTGTGGCCGGTATTGCCCATTGGTGCATCTATATAATTAAAGCCACTTTTCAGGTAGAGTTTCTGGGCGGCTTCCATGTAGGGCATCGTCTCGAGGTAGCATTGGGCAAACCCGAAATCTGTTGCCGCCTGCAGGCATTTAGCCATCATTTGGGTGCCAATGCCTAGTCCGCGTGCTTCATTGAGAAAGTACATCTTCTGGAGTTCGCAGGTGTCTGCAGGGCCGTTATCTAACGGTGCTATTCCGGCCCCACCCATAATCCTACCGTCTTTTTCTACAACAAGATAAACAGAATTGGGACTGCTATACGTTTCGAACATACAGTCGAGTGAGGCATCGGCATAAGCGGTACCTACTTTTGGCACGTTGTGTTCAATAAGCACATCGCGTATTACTTTCGCGACAGCGGGATTGTCTTCCTTTTCAATTTTCCTGATGGTAATGCTCATAGTGCAAATTTAATCATTTTGGCAATGCAGGGAAACTTTGAAACTTTGTAACTTTGAGACTTTGCAACTCAATAAAATGACCCACGAAATCTACATGCAGCGCTGCCTTGACCTGGCCCAAAACGGATTGCAGGCAGCAATGCCCAATCCTTCTGTTGGCGCCGTACTGGTGCATAACGGCAGGATCATTGGTGAAGGCCATACCTCTCCGTATGGCGGCCCGCATGGCGAAGTAAACTGTATCAACTCGGTTACCGAAGCAGATCGACACCTCATTCCCGAAGCCACACTGTATGTAAGCCTTGAGCCCTGCAGTCATTATGGTAAAACACCGCCGTGCTGCGACCTTATCATCCATAACCATATAAAGGACATTGTTGTAGGGACTATGGATCCTAATGAAAAAGTCGCGGGCAATGGCATAAGAAAGCTTCGCGAAGCCGGAAAAAATGTGACCGTAGGAGTGCTTGAAAAAGAATGCCGCGAATTCAACCGCCGGTTTTTTACCTTTCATGAAAAGCAAAGGCCGTATATCATTTTAAAATGGGCGGAGAGCGCGGATGGGTTTTTAAGCCCGCTAAACAGATCGTTGGATAATTCGACTGTTGGATCATTAGAAGATAAAAAACCGGTATGGATCACCAATGTGTATTCCCGCCAGTTGGTGCACAAATGGCGCAGTGAGGAAATGGCAATACTTGTCGGTACACAAACCGTCCTCGACGATAACCCGCAGCTTGATGTGCGCGATTGGAACGGGCCAAATCCTGTGCGTATTGTTCTCGACAGGACTGGTAAGGTCTCTGATCATCATTTTGTTAAAAATCAAAAAATAAAGTCAATTATCTTGACAGAAAAAGCTGGTTTCCCTAACTTAGATAACCTGCTTTACGAACAGGTGCCTTTTGACGAAAACTTCCCGCACACCATTGCTGCCCTATTACACAGGCATAACCTGCTATCGGTAATTGTTGAAGGGGGCCGCCAAACCTTACAAACCTTCATTGATGCAGGGCTGTGGGACGAAGCAAGGGTTTTTAAGGGGATAACTGTTTTTGGCGATGGGATAAAAGCGCCCGATTTCAACGGGGAACCTGTAACGTGGCAGAAAATACAGAATGACGAACTTTTAATTTTCAGGAATTATGGTCAACGCGATAATATTTGATTTTGGTGATGTATTTTTGAATAAGGATGGTGATGCCAAAAGGAAAGCTTTTGCCGACCTTGGCCTGACCCAATGGAACGACACCCTGGAGAAGCTGGAAGGAAAACTGGAAACCGGAAAAATTGATGAAGAAGGTTTCCTACGGGGCATACAGCCGCATACTGATAACGCTTCCTTACAACAAATAAAAGACGCATGGAACCTGGGTATTGCCGACTTCCCGCTGTACCGCCTGGAATTCCTGCAAAAGCTGGCTGCCAACTACCGCCTGTTCCTCCTCAGCAACACAGACCCCATCCACATGGAAAAATTCGAGCAGGAGGCCGGGGCTTCGTTCTACAGCGATTTTTATCAGTGCTTCGAAAAGATCTATTTCTCACACGAGATAGGCTACCGTAAGCCGCATGCCGAGGCTTTTAACTACCTTACCAACAACCATGACATACAGCCGAAACGGGCACTTTTTGTAGATGATAAAAAATTCAATACCGATGCTGCTGAAATGCTTGGCTTCCGGGTGTGGAACCTGCAGGTAGGCGAAGATGATGTGGTAGATATGTTTGAAAAGAAAATTATTGATCCAGACTAGGTGTAGCATTATTTCAGATTCAGCATTTGGATTGAGAGTAGTCTTGAAATACGAATAAATTATTTGACAATGGCTTTTAACTCCTGAAAATGAGAAAATCTATTCTCATCTGCGCTGGTACCTGCAAACTCTGTCTTGTAACATTCAAAACAAATTTTAGCAATACCAATTATTTTTTTATTCTTTTTAAATAAAAAAATATCCCTAAAAGTTGGTTCGCAAGTTGTAGTAAACGAAAGTGGCGTATCCTCTTTAAATATCCCCCTTAATTTAGAATTAAGTACCGTATCTAATGGATGAATCTCAAATTTTGTCTGGCTCAATTTCGCCTCAATCGATTTATCAAAGTGGCTACCTTCGTGCCATCCATACACATGGTCTAATGTAATTGAATCAATCTTACCAATAGCTTCGCCTTTATCTTTCTTATCCCAGATTTCCCTGATCACATTATCTTTTATCTGATAATGTATTACTTCATCAAAATTGAAGTAATACTTCGCAGAACTTCCTTCACACCCAAATAGCATCGTGCCTACGACCAGCAGTAAAATTACTACTGCTACTACAGTCAAATACATCTTATTTACTTTCTTATTGACTTCAGGGCCATACATACCTATCGTATCAGTAGAAGCTGCAACACTTTTACGTTTTAGTACAATATCAACCTGCTGCCTGTAGGCATCAGGAAGGAAATAACGGATATCGCTCCCCAAAGTCGACTGGTTGTCATCAACATGGAATGGTACAGCTTCATCTACCAATGCAGCTTCGAAAACAATCTTATCCCTTAGGCTTACCCAAAGCTTAAAATGCGGCCCCTCTTTTATATAAAAAGTATCTGAACTCATAGTACGTTCTTTCTACAAGTATAATCATTTTTCTGCCTCAAACTGAAAACTTTCTTACCTTTGGCGCCCATGGAAAACGACACCTATAAAACGCTCGCAGCGCCTTCGGAAGAAACGCTTTACAAGGAAAAGAACAGCAAGTTCTTCGGGCTGGCATTCCCTGTAGGCAGCGAGGAAGAAGTGAAAGTGATCCTTGAGGAAGTGAAAAAACGGCACAACTCCGCGCGGCACTGGTGCTATGCATTCCAGTTAGGTACCGATAAAATATACTACCGCGCGAATGACGATGGGGAACCTTCCAATTCGGCAGGTATGCCGATCTACGGGCAGATACAATCCTTTGGCGTGACCAATGTGCTTGTTATTGTAGTGCGGTACTTCGGCGGGATAAAGCTGGGCGTGGGCGGACTTATCTCTGCTTACAGGACAAGTGCACAAATGGCCCTCGAAGCTTCGGATATTGTAGAAAAAACGATCGATGTCCATTATACGGTAAAGTTCGGCTACAAGGATATGAACAAAGTGATGCGCATGATTAAAGAGAAAAATCTCGATATCGTTTCGCAAAAAATGGAAATGGATTGCGAGATCGTAATCAGCACACGCAAAAAAAATGCAGCATCAGTTGAAGCAGCATTTGGTAATTTGTATGAAGTTATACTAGCCCCCTAACCCCGAAGGGGCAACTCCACTCGGACGATTTAGCAACCGTGGTAATTCCCCCTTCGGGGGTTAGGGGGCTATTTTCTCAAGCACATAATCCGGTGGAGAAACAGGCCGTCCGGTCTGCATATTTACGAACACCAAAATAGAGTTGCCCGTTGTTAATAACTCGTCCTTTTCGTTGTAGATTTCGTAGTCGAATTCTATCTTGACAGACGTTAAATTTTTCATAATTGTACGCACCCTCAGCAGGTCGTCATAACGGGCTGGTTTTTTATAATTCATGGTTAAGGAAACAACAGGAAGCATGATGCCGTCCTTCTCCATATCAGCATAGCTAACTCCCAGACTACGAAGCCATTCCACCCTTCCCATTTCAAAATATTGTGCATAATTTCCATGATAAACAACCCCCATCTGGTCGGTCTCAGCATACCTGACACGTACATTAAATTCGTGAAATTTCATATTTCTTAATTGTTAATTTTCTATTAAAAAAAACTAAACTATGCTTACAATATTTTTTTATTAAAATCAATATGGAAACAATTTTTT
Above is a genomic segment from Flavobacterium album containing:
- a CDS encoding HAD-IA family hydrolase; the protein is MVNAIIFDFGDVFLNKDGDAKRKAFADLGLTQWNDTLEKLEGKLETGKIDEEGFLRGIQPHTDNASLQQIKDAWNLGIADFPLYRLEFLQKLAANYRLFLLSNTDPIHMEKFEQEAGASFYSDFYQCFEKIYFSHEIGYRKPHAEAFNYLTNNHDIQPKRALFVDDKKFNTDAAEMLGFRVWNLQVGEDDVVDMFEKKIIDPD
- the ribD gene encoding bifunctional diaminohydroxyphosphoribosylaminopyrimidine deaminase/5-amino-6-(5-phosphoribosylamino)uracil reductase RibD gives rise to the protein MTHEIYMQRCLDLAQNGLQAAMPNPSVGAVLVHNGRIIGEGHTSPYGGPHGEVNCINSVTEADRHLIPEATLYVSLEPCSHYGKTPPCCDLIIHNHIKDIVVGTMDPNEKVAGNGIRKLREAGKNVTVGVLEKECREFNRRFFTFHEKQRPYIILKWAESADGFLSPLNRSLDNSTVGSLEDKKPVWITNVYSRQLVHKWRSEEMAILVGTQTVLDDNPQLDVRDWNGPNPVRIVLDRTGKVSDHHFVKNQKIKSIILTEKAGFPNLDNLLYEQVPFDENFPHTIAALLHRHNLLSVIVEGGRQTLQTFIDAGLWDEARVFKGITVFGDGIKAPDFNGEPVTWQKIQNDELLIFRNYGQRDNI
- a CDS encoding IMPACT family protein; this translates as MENDTYKTLAAPSEETLYKEKNSKFFGLAFPVGSEEEVKVILEEVKKRHNSARHWCYAFQLGTDKIYYRANDDGEPSNSAGMPIYGQIQSFGVTNVLVIVVRYFGGIKLGVGGLISAYRTSAQMALEASDIVEKTIDVHYTVKFGYKDMNKVMRMIKEKNLDIVSQKMEMDCEIVISTRKKNAASVEAAFGNLYEVILAP
- a CDS encoding acyl-CoA thioesterase; amino-acid sequence: MKFHEFNVRVRYAETDQMGVVYHGNYAQYFEMGRVEWLRSLGVSYADMEKDGIMLPVVSLTMNYKKPARYDDLLRVRTIMKNLTSVKIEFDYEIYNEKDELLTTGNSILVFVNMQTGRPVSPPDYVLEKIAP
- a CDS encoding GNAT family N-acetyltransferase, with product MSITIRKIEKEDNPAVAKVIRDVLIEHNVPKVGTAYADASLDCMFETYSSPNSVYLVVEKDGRIMGGAGIAPLDNGPADTCELQKMYFLNEARGLGIGTQMMAKCLQAATDFGFAQCYLETMPYMEAAQKLYLKSGFNYIDAPMGNTGHTSCPVWMLAPLPPKGEKPE